A stretch of the Vitis riparia cultivar Riparia Gloire de Montpellier isolate 1030 chromosome 13, EGFV_Vit.rip_1.0, whole genome shotgun sequence genome encodes the following:
- the LOC117929107 gene encoding protein LATERAL ROOT PRIMORDIUM 1-like isoform X1 — MLTTALGVGLGVFPLFATTPTSTTCAAPLLPPKHTLNDEDNDGDSVNLEDGEGSMRACVDCGNKAKRDCNYRMCRTCCKGRGYDCATHVKSTWVPAARRRERQAAVAAFVAGGGSSGSSSAVAKRPRLGSTQAATASHTSTSLPNTPRSFDATSTHQDASFKESLPRQVRAPAVFRCIRVTAIEDGRNEYVYQAMVKINGHVFKGFLYDQGVNEKGSYPCISELQLETNASGRNVDSSSPILHKADAYDASGCRGLLGGLIRRDNVPYFY, encoded by the exons ATGCTTACCACCGCTCTAGGCGTCGGCCTCGGCGTTTTTCCTCTCTTCGCCACCACCCCCACCTCCACGACTTGCGCTGCACCGCTGCTGCCGCCCAAACATACTTTAAACGATGAAGATAATGATGGGGATTCGGTGAATTTGGAGGATGGTGAGGGTAGCATGAGGGCGTGTGTGGATTGCGGGAACAAGGCTAAACGGGACTGCAATTATAGGATGTGCAGAACTTGTTGTAAGGGTCGTGGCTATGATTGTGCTACTCACGTCAAGAGCACGTGGGTGCCCGCGGCTCGCCGCCGAGAGCGTCAGGCGGCGGTTGCAGCGTTTGTTGCCGGCGGTGGCTCTTCTGGGTCTTCCTCTGCTGTTGCAAAAAGGCCGAGACTCGGCTCAACTCAGGCTGCAACCGCATCTCATACCTCTACCTCTCTTCCTAACACTCCTAGGAGCTTTGATGCCACTTCTACTCACCAAG ATGCAAGCTTTAAGGAGAGTTTGCCCCGGCAAGTTCGTGCACCAGCGGTGTTTCGGTGCATCCGGGTCACGGCCATTGAGGATGGCCGAAATGAGTATGTTTATCAGGCAATGGTGAAGATTAATGGGCATGTATTTAAGGGGTTTCTATATGATCAAGGGGTTAATGAGAAGGGTAGCTATCCATGTATTTCAGAACTACAGTTGGAAACTAATGCTAGTGGAAGGAATGTGGATTCTTCTTCTCCAATTCTTCACAAAGCTGACGCTTATGATGCTTCTGGTTGCAGAGGATTGCTGGGAG GGCTAATCAGACGAGATAATGTTCCTTATTTCTATTAG
- the LOC117929107 gene encoding protein LATERAL ROOT PRIMORDIUM 1-like isoform X2 — protein sequence MLTTALGVGLGVFPLFATTPTSTTCAAPLLPPKHTLNDEDNDGDSVNLEDGEGSMRACVDCGNKAKRDCNYRMCRTCCKGRGYDCATHVKSTWVPAARRRERQAAVAAFVAGGGSSGSSSAVAKRPRLGSTQAATASHTSTSLPNTPRSFDATSTHQDASFKESLPRQVRAPAVFRCIRVTAIEDGRNEYVYQAMVKINGHVFKGFLYDQGVNEKGSYPCISELQLETNASGRNVDSSSPILHKADAYDASGCRGLLGGKTALEYL from the exons ATGCTTACCACCGCTCTAGGCGTCGGCCTCGGCGTTTTTCCTCTCTTCGCCACCACCCCCACCTCCACGACTTGCGCTGCACCGCTGCTGCCGCCCAAACATACTTTAAACGATGAAGATAATGATGGGGATTCGGTGAATTTGGAGGATGGTGAGGGTAGCATGAGGGCGTGTGTGGATTGCGGGAACAAGGCTAAACGGGACTGCAATTATAGGATGTGCAGAACTTGTTGTAAGGGTCGTGGCTATGATTGTGCTACTCACGTCAAGAGCACGTGGGTGCCCGCGGCTCGCCGCCGAGAGCGTCAGGCGGCGGTTGCAGCGTTTGTTGCCGGCGGTGGCTCTTCTGGGTCTTCCTCTGCTGTTGCAAAAAGGCCGAGACTCGGCTCAACTCAGGCTGCAACCGCATCTCATACCTCTACCTCTCTTCCTAACACTCCTAGGAGCTTTGATGCCACTTCTACTCACCAAG ATGCAAGCTTTAAGGAGAGTTTGCCCCGGCAAGTTCGTGCACCAGCGGTGTTTCGGTGCATCCGGGTCACGGCCATTGAGGATGGCCGAAATGAGTATGTTTATCAGGCAATGGTGAAGATTAATGGGCATGTATTTAAGGGGTTTCTATATGATCAAGGGGTTAATGAGAAGGGTAGCTATCCATGTATTTCAGAACTACAGTTGGAAACTAATGCTAGTGGAAGGAATGTGGATTCTTCTTCTCCAATTCTTCACAAAGCTGACGCTTATGATGCTTCTGGTTGCAGAGGATTGCTGGGAG GAAAAACTGCTCTTGAATATTTGTAG
- the LOC117929107 gene encoding protein LATERAL ROOT PRIMORDIUM 1-like isoform X3 encodes MLTTALGVGLGVFPLFATTPTSTTCAAPLLPPKHTLNDEDNDGDSVNLEDGEGSMRACVDCGNKAKRDCNYRMCRTCCKGRGYDCATHVKSTWVPAARRRERQAAVAAFVAGGGSSGSSSAVAKRPRLGSTQAATASHTSTSLPNTPRSFDATSTHQDASFKESLPRQVRAPAVFRCIRVTAIEDGRNEYVYQAMVKINGHVFKGFLYDQGVNEKGSYPCISELQLETNASGRNVDSSSPILHKADAYDASGCRGLLGGDQDCF; translated from the exons ATGCTTACCACCGCTCTAGGCGTCGGCCTCGGCGTTTTTCCTCTCTTCGCCACCACCCCCACCTCCACGACTTGCGCTGCACCGCTGCTGCCGCCCAAACATACTTTAAACGATGAAGATAATGATGGGGATTCGGTGAATTTGGAGGATGGTGAGGGTAGCATGAGGGCGTGTGTGGATTGCGGGAACAAGGCTAAACGGGACTGCAATTATAGGATGTGCAGAACTTGTTGTAAGGGTCGTGGCTATGATTGTGCTACTCACGTCAAGAGCACGTGGGTGCCCGCGGCTCGCCGCCGAGAGCGTCAGGCGGCGGTTGCAGCGTTTGTTGCCGGCGGTGGCTCTTCTGGGTCTTCCTCTGCTGTTGCAAAAAGGCCGAGACTCGGCTCAACTCAGGCTGCAACCGCATCTCATACCTCTACCTCTCTTCCTAACACTCCTAGGAGCTTTGATGCCACTTCTACTCACCAAG ATGCAAGCTTTAAGGAGAGTTTGCCCCGGCAAGTTCGTGCACCAGCGGTGTTTCGGTGCATCCGGGTCACGGCCATTGAGGATGGCCGAAATGAGTATGTTTATCAGGCAATGGTGAAGATTAATGGGCATGTATTTAAGGGGTTTCTATATGATCAAGGGGTTAATGAGAAGGGTAGCTATCCATGTATTTCAGAACTACAGTTGGAAACTAATGCTAGTGGAAGGAATGTGGATTCTTCTTCTCCAATTCTTCACAAAGCTGACGCTTATGATGCTTCTGGTTGCAGAGGATTGCTGGGAG GTGATCAAGATTGTTTTTGA